A single region of the Runella slithyformis DSM 19594 genome encodes:
- a CDS encoding cellulase family glycosylhydrolase translates to MNQKDARYLALSDGSTFIPIGANICFPRLISKETDVLAYYDHYFRQLAANGGNFTRIWLSVPLFEVENKEAGKYDVQQAERIDKVLALAKKYTIRVKFCLEHFRKITNSPAPFPSSVPFDRPVYAADIATMEDFFLTEKGKKRYLDRVDFFAKRYGNNPTVFGWELWNEVNAVNVKDKEMLLKWTQEMLVEVKKRLPRQLVMQTLGSFDSEAATELYRHYSQLPQNQLAQAHRYLDTGAALAICQAPMDELGSDAVRTLKRFSPDKPVILSEVGGVEPHHAGPLKLYEKDSLGILLHDLLFAPFFSGAAAPGQSWHWDYYLEKNSLWWHFGRFSEAVSRFDPVVEKAESFVDTLSNQLKLYGLRGTKTTLLWLRDGAVNWKTELAEGQPARVISGQQLTASLKNARKVSFYDPWENRWTQGTISPEGKINLPDFSRSLIVKLEK, encoded by the coding sequence GTGAATCAAAAAGATGCGCGGTATTTGGCATTGAGCGACGGGAGTACATTCATTCCTATCGGAGCCAATATTTGTTTTCCAAGGCTCATTTCCAAAGAAACGGACGTATTGGCCTATTACGATCATTACTTCCGGCAATTGGCGGCGAATGGCGGCAATTTCACCCGTATCTGGCTGAGTGTTCCGCTTTTTGAAGTGGAAAACAAAGAAGCGGGTAAGTATGATGTACAACAGGCCGAGCGTATTGATAAAGTTCTGGCATTGGCCAAAAAATACACTATCAGGGTCAAATTTTGTTTGGAACACTTTAGAAAAATCACCAACTCGCCCGCGCCGTTTCCGTCGTCCGTGCCGTTTGATCGGCCTGTGTATGCCGCAGACATAGCCACGATGGAAGACTTTTTTTTGACCGAAAAGGGCAAAAAACGCTACTTGGACAGAGTTGATTTTTTTGCCAAACGGTACGGAAATAATCCGACCGTTTTTGGGTGGGAACTTTGGAATGAGGTCAATGCGGTCAACGTCAAAGACAAAGAGATGTTGCTGAAATGGACACAGGAGATGCTGGTAGAAGTAAAAAAGCGCCTCCCGCGTCAGTTGGTGATGCAGACCTTGGGAAGTTTTGACAGTGAAGCGGCCACGGAGTTATACCGTCACTATTCACAATTACCCCAAAATCAATTGGCCCAGGCGCACCGGTATTTGGATACGGGGGCGGCGTTGGCCATTTGTCAGGCCCCGATGGATGAGCTGGGCAGTGATGCCGTCCGTACATTAAAACGTTTCAGTCCCGACAAACCCGTGATTCTGTCGGAAGTGGGGGGCGTAGAGCCGCACCACGCCGGACCGCTTAAACTGTACGAAAAAGACAGCCTCGGTATCCTGCTCCATGATCTTCTGTTTGCGCCCTTCTTTTCCGGCGCGGCCGCGCCGGGGCAGTCGTGGCATTGGGATTATTACCTCGAAAAAAACAGTCTGTGGTGGCATTTCGGTCGATTTTCGGAAGCTGTCAGCCGATTTGACCCCGTTGTCGAAAAAGCGGAATCGTTTGTCGATACCTTATCCAACCAACTGAAACTATACGGATTAAGAGGCACCAAAACAACGCTGCTTTGGCTGCGCGACGGGGCGGTAAATTGGAAAACAGAATTAGCGGAAGGGCAACCCGCGCGCGTGATTTCGGGACAGCAACTGACGGCTTCCCTCAAAAATGCGCGTAAAGTGTCCTTTTATGACCCGTGGGAAAATCGTTGGACCCAAGGTACAATTTCACCGGAAGGTAAAATCAATCTACCTGATTTCAGCCGTTCCCTCATTGTAAAATTGGAAAAGTAA